The following DNA comes from Anopheles arabiensis isolate DONGOLA chromosome 3, AaraD3, whole genome shotgun sequence.
GAAACAATCGGTGCCATTGCTGGGACGGTTACGGTAAGACGGGAGAGGACGATCATGCTTGTGAACCGATCTGTACGTCGGAATGTGTCAATGCAGATTGTGTCGCTCCGGACCAGTGCGCATGTCGCGGTGGGTACATTCCTTTGGGAGAGGGCAGCAGCACCTGTGTGAAGGAGGAAACTCCCGAGGAACGATCAGCACGGCTCCGACAGGTGGCCTGCGAACGAGAATGCACCAACGGTTGGTGCGAACAGGGCGAATGTCGCTGTGTGGAAGGGTTCTATCACGAAAACGGTAACACGTTGCGCTGTGAGCCGTACTGTGCGCAATCGTGTGAGATGGGCCGCTGTATCGGAAATGATACGTGTGAGTGTCTCGCACGCCACGAGCTCGTCGAGCAGTACGTCTGTGGGCCAGTCTGTAGTGAAGAGTGCGTAAGAGGGTACTGCGCAGCGCCGGATGTTTGTCGCTGTCACGATGGGTACGCAATGGTGAACGGGTCCAGTAACGCGTGCGAACCGGTCTGTGGTGAGGACGGCTGCATCAATGGTGTTTGCGTGGGGCCAAATGAGTGCATCTGTCTTGATGGGTACTATCCGGATCAGGACGACCCGTTACTGTGTCATCGAGAGATCAGCGTTATTCAACAACTGCACGAACCAAGGTGAGTTATAGAAGAGCTTGAATGAGTCTCATAACCTAACTAGAGTTTTGCTTCATGAATCATTCGTAAGGATTCTTTTATATGAATCTTCAATGACAAGTGATTTGAATCTCGATTCAAATCTTTAGAGATTTTTAGAGATGAATCACGAATCtcatgaatcttcaaaaatttatatttttttagagattcatgaaacctTGATCATTCAATACAAAGATTCACCTTGAAGAATCAATCAGATTCAGCTACCttacaaccgctttgcagCCTTGGTCTGCCTCAGGAagagtgctgcaaaatgtcactgtcaatgtcattaaaaaatctgactgaaacaaaatctatttcagcgtcacgtactcaattgtgataaataGAGGGGATACCAGTGGTGGAtgtaacggtaggcggactaggcggttgCCTGGGGCACGTAGATCGCTAGTATGTAGTATGCAGTATGTATTAAATTGGACAAAATGAGCATTGTTTCtagctctgtttgacccgacagaccATCAAACCGGACAGAGCGAgcaagcatgctcattttgctgcttgggaCCACTCGGCAAGTATATtgcaagaatgtcgtgattatcaccgccacaaaatgtcatgaccacGTGAGTgatcaagagttgggtgctaaacaaaattgaaTCAAGCATGTggtccaccaactgtttgaggcttacctctgatcatctcagttgtttacgtgagctgatttgagcttcgtttcagtcatgagttaTGCTTCTGCCGacattaagctcagcttgtcggtcagagtatcgcgttggactcaaaCGTTCGCAAGTCGCGTTccgcatgtcatgacgcacatTCATTTAGGAGCaacaatgagcatcaagctaccccGGATATGTTCTAGTGATGAGAAAATTTAAgcttttgtcggaatcgattccaaaatcagtttttggaatcgattacggaatcggaatcggatccagagttggttctggaatcggaatcggttctggaatcgaaatcggctccgaaatcggagtTGGCTTCGAAACTTCGAATCAGCttcgaaacggagtcggttttGGAATTTCTAaaagaaaaagcgtttgagtccaatgatgctacatATTGATATCCGCAAAGAATCAacatttacttgtaaacggtccattctcatggagattcccgaaCTGATTTCgtttctgaaacttcttatttcaattcaagaactgattctcgtTCCGTTCTGACTGTGTTACTggggcaaattgcgattcccaggtcaattccgattccggagccgattctgatcgcGGAATagattccggagtcaactccgtaatcggctccggagtcaactctgTAATCGGCTCCGAAGTCAagtctggaatcggctccagaatcaacTCTGGAATCAGCTCCGAAGacaattccggaatcgactccagaatcggaattgattccagcatcgaaattggctccggaatcggaatcgattccagcatcggaatcggcttcggaattgattccgaatacggtatcggaatcgggtatgtccgattccgagctcccaccactaataTGTTCATTGTATACGTTGGTGAACATCCCGGCCGTTATCCCAGcctaatggcggacgcctccacgccatcttgcctcCTCAATTGGGGCCTACCACACCTCAGATTCAGATTTAGCTACCATTCTCTAAAATTAACCAATCTGTCCCTCTACAGTCACAGCAGTTCCGGCGGCGAGTACTACAAGATGTCCTACATTCACTACTTCATCCCGGTGATCGCGTCCGTCGCACTTATCGTGGCCGTGCTGATCGTGAAGATGATTGTGCGCAACCGCCAGAAGGACTATCACGTCGGCAAGCTCGGTAATGCAGAGCGCGCGGGGCGCAAGTCGGGGCGTGCGAACAGACGCAAGGGGCAGTCAAACCGTACCACCGATTATAACGATTACAATCTGGTCGTTCTCTTCCCTACAGAGAGCAAGGAAAACTGTGTCTACTTCATGCCGAAGCCGGACTCCAAGACGAACGAGCTGACCAAATTGAATCTCGAAATTGAAACCATCTGAACACACCTAAAATATTCGTAAAACctcctttttttgctcaaacacacacgcacaaacacacacacatagctgGGACACTTTCCTTGGACAGCGAGACACGCATCGGTTTTCCAGTTTTGTTTGCCTCTGTAAATATGTGCCACCCCATGTCGCTTCCTAGGAAGTGGCTGCAATCTCTTTTAGCATTTAGAACGAACTGGAGCGGTTAGCGAAATTAGTGATAAGAATTAGTATGCTTGGGGAGGAAATAAATCGAACCTTTTCTAAtggctcacacacaaacaaaaaaaaagaaaatttaatgTGAGCGTTATCACTGCATGGTTGAAATCGAGACAAAACAATTGTAAGATTATTTAGgatgagttttttgtttgtttttattctgttcCGTTCACCGTAAGTTTAATAAATAATCCTAGTAACTCACCACCCCAGCGCCCTGCGGTGATCAATCGGTCATTTTTGTTGAGCGTTTTATTTCGGTAGCTGCGTGACGTATGAAGGGATGAATAGCGCAAGAGACAGAAACAAGTAAGATCATTTCTCAGCATTTGATTCTTATTCTAATGACTCTCTTCTCAATCTACTTGATCGTACCGGTCGGTCAGCGCCTACTGTATGTCCGTTTCCATCGAGTTTCTTTTCTTAAAGTATTTGCACGCCACAACGGACGCTGTGACGATCACAACGCTTGCGGCGACTACCGCCGCAATGATGATCCAATCGTCGCGATCGATCCCTGCCAACAGGCTCGATCCTGCGAGTTGAATCGGTTCGGCCTGTGCGGTCGTGTTTTCGTCGTTCGACACTCCCTGGGATTCACTTCCGTCCGCCACTACCAGCTGCTGCATCGGTGGTTCGAACAGTTTGACCCGCTCGACCGGTGCCAAATCGATGCAGGTTCCATCCTCGGCGATCGCACCCGAATCGCAGATACACTCACCAGTGGCTGGGACCGCTCGGAATCCGTCCGGACAGTTTAACGGTTCGtcctctttttcttcctcctcttcttcatcatcatcatcctcatcgtccTCCACGTCAGCGAAGCGGCTTCGGATGAACAGATCCGCACCCACCTCATGCCTGCAGTCTCCATTCGCATCGATGCTGAGTCCTTTGGGACATGCGCAAACGTTCGGCTGCGCACAGTACGCTCCTTCGCCGCACGCTTCCTCACAGTACGGTTCACACTGGCCCTCGAGCGTTTCCACATACCCGGGCAGACAGACGCACACGTCCGGTTCGGTGCAGATACCGTTCGTACAATCGCCACTGCACACCGGCTGACAGTGCACGATCGATTCGGGCCCAACGGCGAGCTGGTAGCCCGGATGGCAAGAGCACACATTCTGCTCGATACAATCCCCATGCGCACAGTTCACGTACAGCTCGTCACAGAGCGGTTCCGGCGTTGGCGTGGTGGGACTTTCCGGTGGTGGAACGGTTGGGCAGATCACATCCGGACACATCTGTACCGGGGGACAGGTGACCGGTACGATCGGGGGTGCACGTGTCGTCGGTTTCGTTGGCGGTACCGTCGGGCAAACCACCTTCGGACAGGGTgtcggtggaggaggaggcggTGGACACGTGACGTTACAcaccggcggtggcggcagcacCACTTCCGGACAGCTGAGCTTGGGACAATCGCTCCGCTCCTTCATCTCGTCGTTGCACACGCAACCGTGGGAGGTGTTTTCCACCTCGTAGATTATCACCGGCTCCTTCACGCAATCAACCGGCTCGGGAAGGAGTTCACACGTCTGCCTTCCGAGCTGGTCGGTAGTGGAGTAGAAATCGTCAAAGCAACGGCAAACATTCGGCCCACCGCAGATACCGAACGTACAGTTCACTACATTCGCGTCACAGTAAGGCGCACACTCGAACGGTGACTCTTCCAGCGAGTCTGGATCTTCCACCGGGACGTACCCTTCCAGACACTGGCACACGTTAGGCGCCACACACTGTCCATTGACACAGCTCGGCACGCAGACCGGATCACACCGGTCCATCTCGCCATTGTACTCATACCCATCGTTGCACAGACACTCGTTCGGCGCAAGACATCGCCCATTACCACAGCCACCGTCACACACTGGGGCACACTCATACGGTCCTCCGTTCGGCGAGGCTCGCAAATAGTAGCCCTCCAGACACTGGCACTGATTCGCTCCACGACACACACCGTTGTAACAGTCAATAACATTCGGGTCACAGCTTGCCTCGCAACGATCACCGCCGGGAAGACGCGCGTACCCCGGATTGCAGACGCACGTGTTCGGTGCAATGCACACACCGTTCTCGCACCTACCCTCACACATTGGTTCACAGATCGAGTGGAAATGCTGGGACGGCTGGTAGCCCGGATGGCACACACATCGGCCCTCCTCTACGCAGTACCCGTTGACGCAATGCTCCCGGCAGGCGATCGGTTCGCACAGCATTCGCCCGTTGCGGATGGCCAGCGTGTAGCCCTCGTTACACTCGCACACGTTCGGCTGGGTGCAGCGCCCGTTCGAGCAGTCCACCAGCGCGTCCTCACAGATCGGTTCGCACACGTTCGTGCTGTTGTCGGCGAACCGATGCCCGGCAAGACACTGGCAGACGTTCGGCCGGATGCAGTACGCGTTTACGCACTTGTTCTTGCAGTAGGGGGTGCAGATGGATGATTTGGAGTTTGCAGCTGAGGAGATAGAAGATAAGGTATAGGACACAAATGGGACTTATGAGGAGGATTACGGTTACTTACAGCTGCTAGTCGCAATATAGCCTTTATGGCATTCGCAGTGATCCGGAGCAACACACCGCCCATTGGAGCATCCTTTGGAGCATTTAGGCTCGCACACATTCTTACTATTCTCACTCTTCACGTATCctgaggaggaaaaaaagcagaaGATTCAACCAAATCCTCCCTTCAACTTATGACGTCACATACCTTTTTTACAATCGCAAACATCCGGCGCAACGCAAATACCATGCACGCAAGGCTTCGAACAGTGCGGCACACACTTGCTGCCCGTCTTCGGGTCGAGCTGATAGCCCTCGTGACACTGGCATTGGTTACCCCCGATGCAGACACCGTTTCTGCACGGCTCGGTACAGAACGGTTCACACCCACCGAGCGTCTCATTGTACACGAACCCTTccccacacatacaaacacccGGACCGGAGCACTCCCCATGCGCACAACCCTTCGGACAATCCGGTACGCAAACGTGTGGCGTACGGTCGTCACGTGGGCGATAGTTGGCatggcacacacaaacgttcGGCGCCACGCAGTCTCCATGGACGCAGGGCTCGGAGCAGCTTGGCAGGCAGAGGGAGTTGTCGTCCTCCGCGGGGCTGTATCCTTCGCCGCAGCTACACCTACCCGGCGCTATACACTGACCGCCCTGGCAGGGCTTTAGACAAACCGGGACGCACTGATTGCTGTCGTCCAGCTCGTACCCTTCCTGACAGGCACACTGGTCCGGTCCGATGCAGTTCCCATTGGCGCATCCTTCGGAGCAGACGGGTTCGCAGGTGAAATTTGATTGCGTTGAGAGAGTGTATCCTGGGGGGGAGCGAATGATAGAGTTTAGTAGAGTAGTACGATCTTCCAGAAAAGGTAATGCATAGCGCTTTTGCAGAATGGGATTAGTCCATCTTTTTGCACTAACCTGGATCACACTGGCACACATTCGGCAGTACACATTTTCCGTTCTGGCACTCCTCCGTACACTGGGGAACGCAAACGTTGCCATCGGTCGCATCCGGTCGATAGCCTTCATCACACTGGCAAACATCGTCTACGCATCGACCGAAACGACACGCACGATCACACTTCCGGCGACAGGATCCACTCGTTCCATCTCGCTCGTAGCCTTCGTCGCATAGGCACACGTTCGGCGCTACACATTGACCATTTTCGCACGCAACCTCGCAGATAGGTTCACAGCTATGTAAGCCAATGGAAATCAAAGTAATTAAATGGTTATATTTCCTCGTTTAataagagtttttttgtttttaattaccGATGATCATTCACTTTCTGATAGCCACTGTAGCAATCACACGTGTCCGGTGCGACACACTCCCCAAAGATGCACTTCAATCGACAGGATGGCAAACACTCATCCCCCACCGTATGGTAGCCTTCGCAGCATGTTCGCTTTCGGCGTACATCGTAATCTAGCTGCAAGAGACATACACCACAAACACTCACTCAATAAAAATCGATCATCCCCAAAGCAGGGAATATTACACCGGACACAGGGTTTAACTCACAGAACAACTCAACGCATCGACCATGATCGGAATTCGCATCTGATGCTCACTGAACATACAGTAGTACGTTCCTTCACCGTAGTTGatgattttggttttgttttccaccagCTTGGGCACTCTGTAATTCATAGTAAGCAAACACAACCGCCAAGAGGTTAAACCCGATCGTGTAAAAAACCTCCACGCTCATGCAAACGGCACATACTTTTCCTCCTCGTAGCATAGCTTTTCAACGGCCGACACCGAGCAGGGTACTAGCAGCTGAACTCCCACCAAAACCAGACACCAAGAGCACAGACCCCCGAACCGGGGGATCTGTCTGGGAGAGACGGTTAAAAGCCGTCCCATTGCCAGCACAGACAGAACCAAACGCAGGCACCAGCAACCAGAGACGAGCTGAGAAAAATGCGTGATCTTGCTACGACCCGCAATTCGTTACTGAACTGTCGCCGGGATCAATTAGTTCGAACGCAGCTTCCCGATGTGCCCGCCGGGACGGGAAACTTCTAGGCAAGCAGGCAGGGATTTCCATCCAATCCAAATCAAAAGAACGCTGCTAATCAGAAATCGACGGTTTTCAAGATGAGGGGAaggagaagaacaaaaaagggaagagaacAGAACCCAAGCTTAGCGATCATACTTGTTGATCGTTTGGTCCAGTGGTTTGGTCAACCGCCCCACATCAGATTGGTGGTTATCGCTGTGGATTACGAAACTGTCAATGAGTGCGACGTCAAGGGGGACACATGCCCTCAACCCCTTGgctttaagtttttttttggtaatcaTATTTGCTTTCGAACAAATTTTCTTGTGACTGTCGAGGCCGTTTTAGAGAATGCTGCCCGATGCTTCGATTGAGTAATCTTCGTTCGCGTTCCAAGTGTTGAGGATCGGTTATCGGTCTGTACATGGATCTGAATGCCGGTGAGTACATGGTCATCTtcgaaaaattgatttttgagtGAAAAACTGTATTTGTAGCAAATTTTAAGCTTTTATTTCAGTATTGGTAGTAGCTCTATTAAGGGCAGAACACCAACATGCAACCAAaaattgtgtatttttgtgatttttgaaTAGAACTCCTATGGAACATTGTTTGAACAATAACCAATCTTATCGATAAGACCTTAAtctgtttcagttttttttttaaataaaataataaaaaactcCATCGTGATACGGATCGAGCATTGGCGTCATAATAGCGAGCAGAATCGACGCATAAATAACGAATTTTGTCACCAGGATGCTGTTAGGCACGATCGTAACGGTCCGTAAGATGATGCCATCCCTTTCCAAAAATGTCCGATGGCATTCACCGATAGTGTACGACTCTGGCTTTACATTCGGTCATGGTACAGGTCGTTCCTTATCACTTGACCCCGCCGTTGTACATGGTTATATAGGTCAACAAGATGACTAACGAGACGCTAATCGACAGGATGATGGATTCGTTCTTGTGCCTGCTAGGGGAAATCAAGCCAATCCACTACACCTAGTTGTTGTCGAGTTTGCGGTTGATTCAGTTGATAATGTTTTCCACAATTCGTTGACTACCGCAGTGCGTGTACTACTTGACAATGTCTGGACGATTCTGGAAGGGCAGGAATTGGTAACGATTGTGCGGTTCTGAGGTTCTAGCTGCTTCGTttgagatttatttttaaatgaaactaCTCCTATCATGTTTGCGAAGCAAGGCACTAAAGAGATCGTGtgtcatttcttttttaactATCAAAAACATTATCTCCGAAAGCAATAATTTAGCGCATGAGCTATTTCACTATTTACGATCTTATGGCACAATGTTCGCTCGTGTGTCCTCTCGAAAGTCGTGTGAAGTTAAATGTTTCTTTAGATCGTTGCATGAAAAGAATGATTTTTTGCATTGCTCGCAAGGATACATTCGTTCGCCGCGATGGTACTTCAGATGTTGATTAAGACGAGCACTGCAAGGAAACGtaacattaaacaaaacacatcaagagaaaacaaaattgtggCATTTACTTAGAAACAAAGAGCTGACCACAAAAGCTGCACGGATGTGTCTTTTCCCCATGGCTATCCTTCATATGGTATCCGAGGCTACGTTTTGAGCGTAACACCTTTCCACAAACATCGCAACAGTGTGCCTCCCCATTGTGGACGTTCCTGTAGTGATGCAGAAGCAGTTGCTTGCAGTGAAAACGCTGCTCACATCCTCGCTCACAGTTCCATGGTCGCAGTCCGAGATGCACATTGCGGTGACCATCGAGGCGTGTTTTGGGTAGCTTTTTGTGACAAATTGCACATTCTACAAGCTGTTTCCGGTACGTTTGCTTGCAGTCGTAAACGTAGCGCTTCTTGCCGGAGGAAGATGTTACAATAGCTTGGAACCTTTTAGTTGAACCAATTGAGGGCGATTTTGGGATCGCTTTGGTTATTGGCTGAGAAGAGGCTGCATCGCCTTCGTCATTGCTCGGGAGATGTTTAGAGACAAAATCATCCTTCTCCGTAACCGCTTCCGGGAGAGCAGCTTCCGACAGGCCGGTGAAGAAATGCTATACTTCTAGGCATCTTTCACGATAGTCTCTGAAGTCGGAAAGTGTTTTAATGCATCCCTGGCAGATCTTCGATGGATGGGCGTCCGATTTTGTTATCTGAAAATAGAAACAGAGCGATTGAGTACAAAAGATTCGACGGTGACACCGAGATGTTCAGAGTATACCGTGATGGCAAGCAAGTTGGATATTAAATCGTTCATATCCGTTGCCTCAAATACATCCTCTAGCGAAGTTCCACTGAGACACAAACGACACACTGCACGGCCTTTTCCGACCATCGAAACTCACGAAATGTTGGGATAAAATAACCCGACACGAACAGCTgttgcaatgtaaacaaataaacaaagccATATGGCACCGAAGGGTTTATTGTTGTCGTTGAAATAAATCAATGCAATGTCACAGCTGAAATTTTTCAACGGactatttttcatgaaatttaAACTTCACCACGAGAAATGAGGAAGTAAAGTGTAGATAAACAGCAACATTTGGTCTCTTAATTTTGTGCTCAAAGGCCTTTCATACGGTTGTCTCCAGCTCATaagaaaaatatgcttttctctggcaagaaaaaaatgccaaaGGTTCAAGTACGGTGGAACTTCGTGCCTTTTTcgattgttcatttttttacttcgtATCGAAAGCTGATTCCCGCGttgcttttgctgtttgcgTATCATCTTCCGAAAAAAAGTGCgatgcaaaaataattttattaaaaccaATAAATTTCGTGACCCCAAGTACGTGAATGAACGAACCCGTCCAATAGTAGCTTTGTGCTCAACTGTCATCGCCGCTTTTTGTTGACGTCTGCAGCTGTCAGATGAAAATCTTCGTCGTGTCACTTTTGTGGATGCAATAAATAGACGAGTTATTTACCAGCAGCTTGCTTGCGGTGGCACTTTCGGCTGCGTTTGTGAAAAGAAatacactttatacggttgtAAAACCGATTTTATTTAACCGGGCCGAGTGTCTGCGTGTAGAGGAAAAGTTTAAGTATAGGTCGGTACATAAATTCTCCACGCACAGGATGGGTATGAACGTGAGCCGCCAGGTGGACCTCACGGAGAATGAGTATCTGCAGCGATTCGTCGGCAAAACGCACGTCCCTGCTTACGATGACGATTTCTGGAACAATTTCCTGCAGTATCACATAAATCTACCCACAAACAGGTTAGTTGTTCGGTTGTACCTGGTGAACCTGTACCTTTTTAATAACGCATCAATGTTGACGCATTTCCCAAAACAGCGAAGAACAGCTAAGCCTTGATTCGCGGCTGGAAACGCTCTGCCAGAGCTTTATCAGCCACAATCTACACACCGGCAACTTTGGCTCGTTGATAAACGTCTTTCTGCTGAAGGTGTCTGAGCTGCTGACGCTATCCGACACCGAAAGGTGAGTTAACCCCACAGCGCGGTGCAAAAGCGGCCAAAATGATTAATTTCGTCCCTCTTAAAATGCTTTCAGCAACGTTCACATATGGCACGCGTTCAATGCACTGTTCATTATTCGCTGCCTGGTCAAGTACATGATCGAGACTGGGTCGGAGTATCAACTGCTGCAGCACTTTGAAGCGTTGCCGGTTCAAGCGGCCGATAGCGTTGAGACACCGAGCGACGGAACGGCAGCAGGTACCAGCACGGCCATTCCGATCGACATGCGAGCGGTGGAGGAAACGAAAGCGGCCGTCGCAAAGCTGGTCGATGGCTCAAAGTTTGAAACGTTTCTAGAGGCACTGGTTAACATTATCGTCGTGATACCGGTGAAGTATGTCAATTGGCAAcgatttgtgtatgtttttgggtTTCCACCCACCTTGCTAAGCTAGAACCGTACCGTTTACCATTTTAGAGAATTCACATATCACCTGCACCTGGAGGCGGTAAACTGCATGATTATTCTGCTCTCGGTGAGCCTATTTTCCCAGCAAACGATGGAAAAGTCCACCATCTACCGGACGATCTATCGCTGCCAGCACGCAAACACGCTGATGAGTGCGCTGCTACATTTCCTCAGCCGCATGAGCCAAGCGCCGCAAACCATGTTTGGCTTCGGTACCGGTGGTTCGTTTGTGTTCGGCATTGCCGAATCGCTTTGGTCGATACTGACGTTCGCCCGCAAGCAGCCGGATATACTTACGGCACACGATCTT
Coding sequences within:
- the LOC120904239 gene encoding uncharacterized protein LOC120904239, which produces MVGKGRAVCRLCLSGTSLEDVFEATDMNDLISNLLAITITKSDAHPSKICQGCIKTLSDFRDYRERCLEV
- the LOC120904352 gene encoding fibrillin-1-like; protein product: MGRLLTVSPRQIPRFGGLCSWCLVLVGVQLLVPCSVSAVEKLCYEEEKVPKLVENKTKIINYGEGTYYCMFSEHQMRIPIMVDALSCSLDYDVRRKRTCCEGYHTVGDECLPSCRLKCIFGECVAPDTCDCYSGYQKVNDHRCEPICEVACENGQCVAPNVCLCDEGYERDGTSGSCRRKCDRACRFGRCVDDVCQCDEGYRPDATDGNVCVPQCTEECQNGKCVLPNVCQCDPGYTLSTQSNFTCEPVCSEGCANGNCIGPDQCACQEGYELDDSNQCVPVCLKPCQGGQCIAPGRCSCGEGYSPAEDDNSLCLPSCSEPCVHGDCVAPNVCVCHANYRPRDDRTPHVCVPDCPKGCAHGECSGPGVCMCGEGFVYNETLGGCEPFCTEPCRNGVCIGGNQCQCHEGYQLDPKTGSKCVPHCSKPCVHGICVAPDVCDCKKGYVKSENSKNVCEPKCSKGCSNGRCVAPDHCECHKGYIATSSSANSKSSICTPYCKNKCVNAYCIRPNVCQCLAGHRFADNSTNVCEPICEDALVDCSNGRCTQPNVCECNEGYTLAIRNGRMLCEPIACREHCVNGYCVEEGRCVCHPGYQPSQHFHSICEPMCEGRCENGVCIAPNTCVCNPGYARLPGGDRCEASCDPNVIDCYNGVCRGANQCQCLEGYYLRASPNGGPYECAPVCDGGCGNGRCLAPNECLCNDGYEYNGEMDRCDPVCVPSCVNGQCVAPNVCQCLEGYVPVEDPDSLEESPFECAPYCDANVVNCTFGICGGPNVCRCFDDFYSTTDQLGRQTCELLPEPVDCVKEPVIIYEVENTSHGCVCNDEMKERSDCPKLSCPEVVLPPPPVCNVTCPPPPPPPTPCPKVVCPTVPPTKPTTRAPPIVPVTCPPVQMCPDVICPTVPPPESPTTPTPEPLCDELYVNCAHGDCIEQNVCSCHPGYQLAVGPESIVHCQPVCSGDCTNGICTEPDVCVCLPGYVETLEGQCEPYCEEACGEGAYCAQPNVCACPKGLSIDANGDCRHEVGADLFIRSRFADVEDDEDDDDEEEEEEKEDEPLNCPDGFRAVPATGECICDSGAIAEDGTCIDLAPVERVKLFEPPMQQLVVADGSESQGVSNDENTTAQAEPIQLAGSSLLAGIDRDDWIIIAAVVAASVVIVTASVVACKYFKKRNSMETDIQ